In Bifidobacterium sp. ESL0775, the following are encoded in one genomic region:
- a CDS encoding TetR/AcrR family transcriptional regulator, with amino-acid sequence MARPRSFDEHQVLEQCRKVFCTHGYDATSIDDLVAATGLKRGSLYQAFGSKRGVFLKVLQAAFNRKTERKAEDESESDEDKSVPAQTTSPSDQSVPGRKTIRPEPQSSANSLFSNDVLTLVAIACLELAPHDAKVRDIIVKWRSQIPPEQQALLSQSLGDNLFNRAGINKRQTTDSINVA; translated from the coding sequence ATGGCAAGACCAAGAAGTTTTGATGAGCATCAAGTGCTCGAACAATGTCGTAAGGTTTTCTGCACGCACGGCTACGACGCCACCTCGATTGATGACCTCGTAGCCGCGACCGGGCTCAAACGCGGCAGCCTCTACCAAGCGTTCGGTAGCAAACGTGGCGTATTCCTGAAAGTATTGCAAGCTGCGTTTAACCGTAAGACCGAACGCAAAGCTGAAGATGAATCTGAATCTGACGAGGACAAGAGTGTTCCTGCGCAAACCACTTCACCGTCGGATCAATCCGTTCCTGGCCGAAAGACGATTCGACCCGAACCACAATCCTCAGCAAACAGCCTCTTCTCAAATGATGTTCTGACACTAGTGGCCATCGCCTGTCTGGAACTGGCACCTCACGACGCAAAGGTCCGTGACATCATCGTCAAGTGGCGCTCTCAAATTCCTCCGGAACAACAAGCGCTATTATCGCAATCCCTCGGAGACAATCTTTTTAATCGGGCCGGAATCAACAAAAGGCAAACGACCGACTCAATCAATGTAGCCTGA
- a CDS encoding YbhB/YbcL family Raf kinase inhibitor-like protein: MERIEVACNAIDENGKFKTEFTGRGRDVSPEFTFSGIPSNAKTLAVVLRDMSHPLFGEMTHWLIWDLPVINTLPAGIAKGARPGIGDAVQGMAYGWHRYRGPKPPKGTSHRYEFTVYAVDRKLGLGPMTSYRRLKAELDGEVLGMGSVEATFE; this comes from the coding sequence ATGGAGCGGATTGAAGTTGCTTGCAATGCTATCGATGAGAACGGTAAGTTTAAAACGGAATTTACGGGGAGAGGGCGCGACGTTTCGCCGGAATTTACGTTTTCGGGCATTCCGAGCAACGCCAAGACATTGGCCGTCGTTCTGCGAGATATGAGTCATCCATTGTTCGGAGAAATGACGCATTGGCTTATCTGGGATTTGCCGGTTATAAATACTTTGCCGGCGGGCATCGCCAAGGGAGCGCGGCCTGGAATCGGTGATGCAGTTCAGGGAATGGCGTATGGCTGGCATCGTTATCGCGGGCCGAAGCCGCCGAAAGGAACCAGCCACCGTTACGAGTTCACCGTCTATGCCGTGGACCGGAAACTTGGACTTGGGCCAATGACGTCTTACCGCAGACTCAAAGCCGAGTTGGACGGCGAAGTGCTTGGCATGGGCAGTGTTGAAGCAACGTTTGAATAG
- a CDS encoding phage holin, whose translation MEEEKPRHAIGSPGLQKLVETTDMATQDDETVQPSVPAQDVNPTQPDGSMPAWLLPNKVYDILFWIVITVLPALATLVAGIGYGVGWQQTGLAVLIITAVDTFLGGCMGISKLHAKIKAG comes from the coding sequence ATGGAAGAAGAAAAACCACGGCACGCCATCGGCTCGCCCGGCCTGCAGAAGCTCGTCGAAACCACCGACATGGCCACACAGGACGACGAGACAGTACAGCCCTCAGTGCCCGCACAGGATGTCAATCCGACCCAGCCTGACGGCTCGATGCCGGCATGGCTCCTGCCCAACAAGGTCTACGACATCCTCTTCTGGATCGTCATCACCGTGCTGCCGGCACTCGCGACCCTCGTGGCCGGCATCGGCTACGGCGTCGGCTGGCAACAGACCGGCCTAGCGGTACTCATCATCACAGCGGTCGACACCTTCCTCGGCGGATGCATGGGCATCAGCAAGCTCCACGCCAAGATCAAGGCAGGCTGA
- a CDS encoding aldo/keto reductase, translated as MSILDEDYALNNGVQIPKLGFGTWLIDDDKAGAAVQTALACGYRYVDTAQAYGNERGVGEGVRASGLKREDVFVSTKVRAEYKDYQSAKNSIEASLKALDIDYIDLLLIHAPEPWSHFHEGDHCFEGNLEAWRAMEEAVKAGNVRAIGVSNFENVDLDNILQHCEIKPVVNQLLTHVGNTRFDLLDTAKKNSILVEAYSPIAHGEMAGNPKLAKMAERYGVSVPQLMIRYCLELGTLPLPKASSEAHIKANAEVDFSISTEDMQTLRNMPKVKDYGEASDFPVFSGR; from the coding sequence ATGTCAATACTTGACGAAGACTATGCATTGAACAACGGGGTGCAAATTCCCAAATTGGGTTTCGGTACGTGGCTGATTGACGACGACAAGGCCGGGGCGGCGGTGCAGACGGCGCTCGCGTGCGGATACCGCTATGTCGACACCGCCCAGGCCTACGGGAACGAGCGTGGTGTGGGTGAAGGCGTGCGCGCCTCGGGTCTCAAGCGCGAGGATGTGTTCGTCAGTACGAAGGTGAGGGCCGAATACAAGGACTACCAGTCCGCCAAAAACTCCATCGAAGCCTCGCTCAAGGCACTCGATATCGATTACATCGATCTGCTTCTCATCCACGCACCGGAACCTTGGTCCCATTTCCACGAGGGCGACCATTGCTTCGAAGGCAACCTTGAGGCGTGGCGGGCGATGGAAGAAGCCGTGAAGGCCGGTAACGTCCGTGCCATTGGCGTCTCGAACTTCGAGAATGTCGATCTTGACAACATTTTGCAGCACTGCGAAATCAAGCCGGTGGTCAACCAGCTGCTTACACATGTGGGCAACACGCGTTTCGATCTGCTCGACACCGCCAAGAAGAACAGCATTCTGGTCGAGGCATATTCGCCAATCGCCCATGGCGAGATGGCAGGTAATCCGAAGCTGGCCAAGATGGCGGAACGTTATGGTGTCTCCGTGCCTCAGCTGATGATTCGTTACTGTCTGGAACTCGGCACGTTGCCGTTGCCCAAGGCTTCTTCCGAAGCCCATATCAAGGCCAATGCCGAGGTCGATTTCAGTATCAGCACGGAAGACATGCAGACGCTTCGCAATATGCCGAAGGTCAAGGATTATGGCGAGGCCAGCGATTTCCCTGTGTTCAGCGGACGCTGA
- a CDS encoding alpha/beta hydrolase-fold protein translates to MKRRKVAIVACAILVVVAVVGGVCWALGGSLRKQQNSASAKPANVVSQLQTVSYDITYQGKHYAKTASVYVPAAYHKGTPMNILYLVHGSWTNGPKLAGQMQGTLDECLSGKPMLVVFPTYYPDDTFVVRDYHKDYALNRFFATDEIEPLMRAVESRFTTYSSGVSEADFVASRAHRAFSGYSMGGITAWEMLAAKPQYFHDFMPMAESSWINKTTGGTTDADTAASLVAGLKARGYGSKDVTVVAMTGEKDNSKTGMFPQIDALRKTQGDIMTQQNLMYWENPGGKHGLASLKAEVSHGVPYLFAQ, encoded by the coding sequence ATGAAGCGGCGCAAAGTGGCGATTGTGGCATGCGCAATACTCGTCGTCGTGGCGGTTGTGGGAGGTGTCTGCTGGGCGTTGGGTGGTTCGCTCCGAAAACAGCAAAATAGCGCTTCCGCAAAACCAGCTAATGTCGTTAGCCAGCTTCAGACGGTAAGCTATGACATCACCTACCAGGGAAAACATTACGCGAAAACAGCGAGCGTCTATGTTCCCGCCGCATATCATAAAGGCACACCGATGAATATCCTGTATTTGGTGCATGGCTCGTGGACGAATGGTCCGAAACTGGCCGGGCAGATGCAGGGCACACTGGATGAGTGTCTTTCCGGCAAACCGATGCTCGTGGTTTTCCCGACGTATTATCCCGACGACACATTCGTGGTCCGTGATTACCACAAGGATTATGCGCTGAACCGATTCTTCGCCACCGATGAGATTGAGCCCCTTATGCGGGCCGTCGAAAGTCGTTTCACGACATATTCTTCGGGTGTTTCGGAGGCTGATTTCGTCGCCAGCAGGGCACACAGGGCTTTCAGCGGCTATTCCATGGGAGGCATCACCGCATGGGAGATGCTCGCGGCCAAACCCCAGTATTTCCACGATTTCATGCCAATGGCCGAGTCCAGTTGGATCAATAAAACCACTGGCGGCACCACGGACGCAGATACCGCCGCAAGTCTGGTGGCGGGTTTGAAGGCCAGAGGATACGGGTCCAAAGATGTGACGGTCGTTGCCATGACGGGGGAGAAGGACAACAGTAAGACAGGTATGTTTCCTCAGATTGACGCGTTGCGAAAAACGCAGGGAGACATCATGACCCAGCAGAACCTCATGTACTGGGAGAATCCTGGAGGTAAACATGGCCTTGCCTCGTTGAAGGCCGAGGTCAGCCACGGAGTGCCGTATCTCTTCGCACAGTAG
- a CDS encoding Ig-like domain-containing protein — protein MAADAKGNDLTAVDVPVTGQIAIAPYSAANVLTSQMGGGKTVTWPQPNPYLWLGLIKKDGGFSEGQEKGDAIEFYQQGYQLNASPDMTLKVGLAEFNKVVRKFITGKDPDENGMIPVSTYTPDTKWLLFTEEVFKNGVIRRRNGVIQIDTTEVDQSERGTAQGRDVTLKWQTDSLIGDGATTKFNEWVIDTKNSVPATGVSVTPATLDLTVGETGSLTATVTNDDASDKTVTWASLDTSVATVDSAGTVTAKATGTAAITATTNSGGKTASCEVTVTA, from the coding sequence ATGGCAGCAGATGCCAAAGGCAATGACCTGACCGCCGTAGACGTACCGGTCACCGGCCAGATCGCCATCGCCCCGTATTCGGCGGCGAACGTGCTCACCTCTCAGATGGGAGGCGGCAAGACCGTGACATGGCCGCAGCCGAACCCCTACCTGTGGCTGGGCCTCATCAAGAAGGACGGAGGCTTCAGCGAAGGCCAGGAAAAGGGCGACGCAATCGAGTTCTACCAGCAGGGCTACCAGCTCAACGCTTCGCCGGATATGACCCTGAAGGTCGGGCTGGCCGAATTCAACAAGGTAGTGCGCAAGTTCATCACCGGCAAGGATCCGGACGAAAACGGCATGATCCCGGTCAGCACCTACACGCCCGATACCAAGTGGCTGCTGTTCACCGAAGAGGTGTTCAAGAACGGCGTCATCCGCCGGCGCAACGGTGTCATCCAGATCGATACCACCGAAGTCGACCAGTCCGAACGCGGCACCGCCCAAGGCCGGGACGTGACCCTGAAATGGCAGACCGACTCTCTTATCGGCGACGGTGCGACCACCAAGTTCAACGAATGGGTCATCGACACCAAGAACTCCGTTCCTGCCACTGGCGTATCGGTCACCCCGGCGACGCTCGATCTCACGGTCGGCGAGACCGGCAGCCTCACCGCCACCGTGACCAACGATGATGCCTCGGACAAGACCGTTACCTGGGCATCTTTGGACACGTCTGTGGCGACTGTCGATTCCGCCGGAACCGTGACCGCCAAGGCCACAGGAACAGCGGCTATCACTGCGACCACCAACAGCGGCGGCAAAACGGCTTCATGCGAGGTCACCGTCACCGCCTGA
- a CDS encoding HK97 gp10 family phage protein: MPAKGQTTVEFNDKFFDEIMKSAKVDSLCKQKAEAVLAQAQATAPVGDPNDPAYSDPEKHPGRPGDYRRGLQIKKVAHAHRNTYMVVGTDAKTMFVESRTGNLARALKAAK, encoded by the coding sequence ATGCCCGCAAAAGGACAGACAACAGTCGAATTCAACGACAAGTTCTTTGACGAAATCATGAAAAGCGCAAAGGTCGACAGCCTCTGCAAACAGAAAGCCGAAGCGGTGCTCGCACAAGCACAGGCGACGGCACCAGTCGGGGATCCCAACGATCCCGCATATTCGGATCCTGAGAAACATCCGGGTCGTCCAGGTGATTACCGCAGGGGACTGCAAATCAAGAAAGTCGCGCATGCCCACCGCAACACGTACATGGTGGTCGGCACCGACGCGAAGACAATGTTTGTAGAAAGCAGGACCGGCAACCTTGCCCGCGCATTAAAGGCGGCGAAATGA
- a CDS encoding cupin domain-containing protein, whose product MATTFTNPSPFPMGHPNDAYAQYFDGQSYNAPLGGTDQAKVANVTFEAGCRNHWHIHHKATQILIAVGGRGYCQFEGEPVREMRPGDVVVVPPETKHWHGASPNEPFAHVAVMVPEEGASNEWLEPVDPKEYGKLN is encoded by the coding sequence ATGGCAACAACATTCACGAATCCAAGCCCATTCCCAATGGGCCATCCGAACGATGCTTACGCCCAGTATTTTGACGGCCAAAGCTACAATGCTCCACTGGGTGGCACGGACCAGGCCAAGGTCGCCAACGTGACTTTCGAGGCCGGCTGCAGGAACCATTGGCATATCCACCACAAGGCCACGCAGATTCTCATCGCCGTGGGCGGGCGCGGTTACTGCCAGTTCGAGGGCGAGCCGGTACGCGAGATGCGTCCTGGCGACGTGGTGGTCGTGCCGCCGGAAACCAAGCACTGGCACGGCGCCAGCCCGAATGAGCCGTTCGCGCACGTGGCCGTCATGGTGCCCGAAGAGGGTGCCTCGAACGAGTGGCTCGAACCGGTCGATCCTAAGGAATATGGCAAGCTGAACTGA
- a CDS encoding GH25 family lysozyme produces the protein MTIRNKARPRHKVGVYYARHSMAKVQRDLKCLLVAVVAVLGLMATPAYADMNGYDISNWQTGINTAQTPGDFVIVGTTWPNSGTTPNGLVNGVNADAQRQLDQATSAGKKTGVYAYAQTGDATQQADFFVNTVKSMGYLYKSMLILDWESQDNANFGNGGWVRQWCQRVKDLTGVNPVVYLQDSAYWQIQGIETQMDVGVWIAQYATMDPTGYQDEPWRSHSRGEMMRQYSSSGYLPGWAGRLDLDKFWGSPTDWDAYANPKKHPRTDPNPTPSTPNPVQQPRAPALTDEQMADKVIRGDYGNNPYRRVALGGHYQDVMAIVNQRLGYGGTDPSGTAVYVVKPNDYLSKIWPQDWRIIANLNGLSWPYTIYPGERLRTTGDTGSAGRTVRVNPGDTLSGIAGRLGISAGQLHGYRSGNPNLIYPGEILNY, from the coding sequence ATGACTATCCGCAACAAGGCCCGCCCGCGCCACAAGGTCGGGGTGTACTACGCGCGCCATTCTATGGCCAAGGTGCAGCGCGACCTTAAGTGCCTGCTCGTGGCGGTGGTGGCGGTGCTGGGCCTGATGGCCACACCCGCGTACGCCGACATGAACGGCTACGACATATCGAACTGGCAGACCGGCATCAACACCGCGCAGACGCCAGGGGATTTCGTCATCGTCGGCACCACATGGCCGAATTCCGGCACCACCCCCAACGGCCTGGTCAACGGGGTCAACGCGGACGCGCAGCGCCAGCTCGACCAGGCGACCTCGGCGGGCAAGAAGACCGGCGTCTACGCGTACGCGCAGACGGGCGATGCCACGCAGCAGGCCGACTTCTTCGTCAACACCGTGAAGAGCATGGGCTACCTGTACAAATCCATGCTGATTCTGGACTGGGAGTCGCAGGACAATGCGAACTTCGGCAACGGCGGCTGGGTGCGTCAGTGGTGCCAGCGGGTCAAGGACCTGACCGGCGTGAACCCCGTGGTCTACCTGCAGGACTCCGCATACTGGCAGATTCAGGGCATCGAGACACAGATGGACGTGGGCGTGTGGATCGCGCAGTACGCCACCATGGACCCGACCGGCTACCAGGATGAGCCGTGGCGCAGCCATTCGCGCGGCGAGATGATGCGCCAGTACTCCAGCTCCGGCTATCTGCCCGGCTGGGCCGGCCGCCTCGACCTCGACAAGTTCTGGGGGTCTCCTACCGATTGGGACGCCTACGCCAACCCGAAGAAACACCCGCGCACCGACCCGAACCCGACGCCTTCCACGCCGAACCCGGTGCAGCAGCCTCGGGCCCCGGCGCTCACGGACGAGCAGATGGCCGACAAGGTCATCCGCGGCGACTACGGCAACAACCCCTACCGCCGGGTCGCGCTGGGAGGCCACTACCAGGACGTCATGGCCATCGTCAACCAGCGTCTCGGCTACGGCGGCACCGACCCGAGCGGCACCGCTGTCTACGTGGTCAAGCCGAACGACTATTTGTCGAAGATCTGGCCGCAAGACTGGCGCATCATCGCCAACCTCAACGGGCTCTCGTGGCCCTACACGATCTACCCTGGCGAGCGGCTCCGCACCACCGGCGACACAGGTTCCGCCGGTCGCACCGTCAGGGTCAATCCGGGGGACACTCTTAGTGGCATCGCTGGCCGGCTCGGCATCAGTGCCGGCCAACTGCACGGCTACCGCAGCGGCAACCCCAACCTCATCTATCCGGGTGAGATCCTCAACTACTGA
- a CDS encoding phage major capsid protein gives MATLKEKRAAAYNQLKEYQAKLKDGGDSLSDDDVKNINDLIAQVGDLDEKISKANETAGLVGKIAALGDDGPTPASEGDGSEPKQRTPGSMFAKKVADLGGHLKADMHVEYKANSDTQTVGGHDGAYGPYITDIDREAVMPYQRPLVIADLFGSGTVSGNVIEYPVFGSLEGTAKTVGEGKQKSQVHLADPTWVTDALKEVAAFFKVSDNMLEDLEWLQSEVNDYATYNLREVEEDQLLNGDGVDTNIKGLFSREIQTLGQSDDSDADRLFKTFAMISNATKLNADGIVINPKDYEALRLGKDSNGQYYGGGYFGGQYGNGAILQQPPIWGLRTVVTAGVPIGTALVGAFAQGGKVFRKNGLRIDSTNSHEDDFTNDKVTVRIKERLGLQVKYPKAFVKVTLGQASAPKSGK, from the coding sequence ATGGCTACTTTGAAGGAAAAGCGAGCTGCAGCATACAACCAGCTCAAGGAATACCAGGCTAAACTCAAGGACGGCGGCGACAGTCTCTCCGACGACGATGTGAAGAACATCAACGACCTGATCGCACAGGTCGGCGACCTCGACGAAAAGATCAGCAAGGCCAACGAGACCGCCGGATTGGTCGGCAAGATCGCGGCACTCGGCGACGACGGGCCAACTCCAGCATCGGAAGGTGACGGCAGCGAGCCCAAGCAGCGTACGCCCGGTTCCATGTTCGCCAAGAAGGTCGCCGACCTCGGTGGGCATCTGAAGGCCGACATGCATGTCGAATACAAGGCCAACAGCGACACCCAGACCGTAGGCGGCCATGACGGGGCTTACGGGCCGTATATCACCGACATTGACCGCGAAGCGGTGATGCCCTACCAGCGTCCGCTGGTCATCGCCGACCTGTTCGGCTCCGGCACCGTGTCAGGCAACGTGATCGAATACCCTGTGTTCGGATCGCTCGAAGGCACCGCTAAAACAGTCGGTGAAGGCAAGCAGAAGTCACAGGTCCATCTTGCGGATCCCACCTGGGTGACCGATGCGCTGAAGGAAGTGGCGGCGTTCTTCAAGGTTTCCGACAACATGCTCGAGGATCTCGAATGGCTGCAATCCGAGGTCAACGACTACGCCACCTACAACCTCCGTGAAGTCGAGGAGGACCAGCTTCTCAACGGTGATGGCGTCGATACCAACATCAAGGGCCTGTTCTCCCGTGAGATTCAGACGCTCGGCCAATCGGACGACTCCGACGCCGACCGGCTGTTCAAGACCTTCGCCATGATCTCCAACGCCACCAAGCTCAACGCCGACGGCATCGTCATCAACCCGAAGGACTACGAGGCCCTCCGCCTCGGCAAGGACTCCAATGGCCAGTATTACGGCGGAGGATACTTCGGAGGCCAGTACGGGAACGGGGCGATCCTGCAGCAGCCTCCGATCTGGGGGTTGCGCACGGTGGTCACTGCAGGCGTGCCGATCGGCACCGCGCTCGTCGGCGCCTTCGCCCAAGGCGGCAAAGTCTTCCGCAAGAACGGGCTGCGCATCGACTCCACCAACAGCCACGAGGACGATTTCACCAACGACAAGGTCACCGTACGCATCAAGGAGCGCCTCGGCCTGCAGGTCAAGTACCCCAAGGCCTTCGTCAAGGTCACGCTCGGCCAGGCCTCGGCTCCGAAATCCGGCAAGTGA
- a CDS encoding type II CAAX endopeptidase family protein, translated as MMLTPDHENVKAGKKQAAVRTLVHLLAFILIFLVLYVPAFMLVKHVLHIQRYASGENRWMLSMSVSAPLEVAAVVIAYLIVVMLLEKRRNPYELRLSRLPGLPVGMFAGFGVIALCIGILFLTGSYRVIDFNPDYSPWMDIFVMGFCGGIGEEIACRGIIFRLLEEWIGTWGGVLISALLFGLMHLNNPRATLWGALALAIESGALFAAIYAWTRSLWWVIGFHAMWNVAEGPIFGSVVSGLGKQSSWFTASWQGPAILTGGSFGFEASIVPVVVCGLLAVFLLVSLQKRGKVIKPLWKRNPNRL; from the coding sequence ATGATGCTGACACCAGACCACGAGAACGTGAAAGCCGGAAAGAAACAGGCTGCCGTCCGGACGCTGGTGCATCTTCTCGCTTTTATCCTGATATTCCTTGTGCTCTATGTTCCTGCCTTCATGCTGGTCAAACATGTTCTGCACATCCAGCGCTATGCCAGCGGCGAGAACCGATGGATGCTGTCCATGTCAGTATCGGCTCCGCTGGAAGTCGCAGCGGTCGTCATCGCCTACCTGATAGTGGTGATGTTGCTCGAAAAACGCAGAAACCCTTACGAACTACGACTCTCCCGGCTCCCAGGACTACCGGTTGGAATGTTCGCGGGCTTCGGCGTCATCGCCCTGTGCATCGGTATTCTCTTCCTTACCGGCAGCTATCGCGTCATCGACTTCAACCCGGACTACTCGCCGTGGATGGATATTTTCGTCATGGGCTTCTGCGGCGGCATCGGCGAGGAAATCGCGTGCCGCGGCATCATCTTCAGACTGCTCGAGGAATGGATCGGAACGTGGGGCGGCGTTCTGATTTCCGCCCTGTTGTTCGGGCTCATGCACCTGAACAACCCCAGAGCGACGCTGTGGGGAGCACTCGCCCTCGCAATAGAGTCCGGCGCGCTGTTCGCGGCCATCTACGCGTGGACCAGATCACTGTGGTGGGTCATCGGCTTCCACGCCATGTGGAACGTCGCCGAAGGCCCGATATTCGGTTCCGTCGTCTCCGGCCTCGGCAAGCAATCGTCATGGTTCACCGCAAGTTGGCAAGGCCCCGCAATCCTGACCGGCGGCTCCTTCGGCTTCGAAGCCAGCATCGTTCCGGTCGTGGTGTGCGGTTTGCTTGCGGTATTTCTATTGGTTTCTCTGCAGAAGCGAGGAAAAGTTATTAAGCCATTATGGAAACGAAATCCGAACAGACTATAG
- a CDS encoding SGNH/GDSL hydrolase family protein, whose translation MDPCSSDVRAVAAGAGGAAGREAGVRASAELRGLVDGKVDLDGTGQVSLRNLAQDARLAMSGGNVAVVGDSSVYAGAIQQGAVTDDKVPGRELTGARLNATAGIGEGLVARSDTILDVRRAIGFTDNDFSRHNTVAGVSSDTAAATPGAGDTGVVVMVPILRAPALVNARVTISPRPKLLLRGTGRMDTRVRVSVWDANTGKGITDRALDCRMASYDDLSASVVCSGSNPAGNRWLVVQWPTDPSEQGTAFRVTLAAVADRWLGGENSHGIQIDMVKPACLPRAVGLFGPVTTGTLASIDGTTATWTVTGGKRNGVSTFGGITAMVGSDMGRLTIQTDCDKPLNISPIVLDTSGKLHEPPMGVNVPAGRHDTRLDLDEISAHAGAPLDRIWITGTEDGDYHLTATIDIQDQWADDGDLRGTLQRLEALATKPVPEQLLTSPDGAKWRITIGNDGTPAIQALSKTITRVRVLGNSLTTGMAASDPEHDWVSLLAGKLHGINPGVTYHCWDDGDKTGDTVTTSSGYGFEVDATQARADAFAATLHGDEDLVLIQLGDNVNNDQRRAAFRSQVGPLARAIRAKARGAVVMFVSGWFDQPSLNPAIDDAMAGVGGWHLTIGDLNTKDNQASMGATVTWPDRTTHTIDDPSLARHPGDKGMQAIVDRIWQTLGPIAKTTTRE comes from the coding sequence GTGGACCCGTGCTCCTCGGATGTGCGCGCGGTGGCCGCGGGCGCGGGCGGCGCGGCGGGCCGGGAGGCCGGGGTCAGGGCCTCGGCCGAGCTGCGCGGCCTGGTGGACGGCAAGGTCGACCTGGACGGCACCGGGCAGGTGAGCCTGAGGAACCTCGCGCAGGACGCGCGCCTGGCGATGAGCGGCGGGAACGTGGCCGTGGTGGGCGACTCGTCGGTGTACGCCGGCGCGATACAGCAGGGCGCGGTCACCGACGACAAGGTGCCCGGCCGCGAGCTCACCGGCGCGAGGCTCAACGCCACGGCCGGCATCGGCGAGGGGCTCGTGGCCCGCAGCGACACGATCCTCGACGTGAGGCGCGCCATCGGGTTCACCGACAACGATTTCTCGAGGCATAACACGGTGGCGGGCGTCTCTTCGGACACCGCCGCCGCCACGCCTGGCGCGGGCGACACGGGCGTGGTGGTGATGGTCCCGATCCTGCGCGCCCCAGCGCTGGTCAACGCGCGCGTGACCATCAGCCCCAGGCCGAAACTGCTGCTCCGGGGGACGGGACGCATGGACACGCGTGTCAGGGTGAGCGTGTGGGACGCCAACACGGGCAAGGGCATCACCGACCGGGCGCTCGACTGCCGGATGGCCTCCTACGACGATCTCTCGGCCAGCGTGGTGTGCTCCGGGTCGAACCCCGCAGGCAACCGCTGGCTCGTCGTGCAATGGCCGACCGACCCGTCGGAACAGGGCACGGCGTTCCGAGTCACACTCGCCGCCGTGGCCGACCGGTGGCTCGGCGGGGAGAACAGCCACGGCATCCAGATCGACATGGTCAAACCCGCATGCCTGCCCCGGGCCGTCGGCCTGTTCGGGCCGGTCACCACCGGGACCCTCGCCTCCATCGACGGCACCACCGCCACATGGACGGTCACGGGCGGCAAACGCAACGGCGTATCGACATTCGGCGGCATCACCGCGATGGTCGGTTCGGACATGGGCCGGCTCACCATCCAGACCGACTGCGACAAGCCCCTGAACATCAGCCCCATCGTCCTCGACACCTCCGGGAAACTCCACGAACCGCCCATGGGCGTCAACGTGCCGGCAGGCCGGCACGACACCAGGCTCGACCTCGACGAGATATCCGCCCACGCCGGCGCGCCCCTCGACAGGATCTGGATCACCGGAACCGAGGACGGCGACTACCACCTCACCGCCACCATCGACATCCAGGACCAATGGGCCGACGACGGCGACCTGCGCGGCACCCTCCAACGCCTCGAGGCGCTCGCGACCAAGCCCGTACCCGAACAGCTCCTGACCTCGCCCGACGGGGCGAAATGGAGGATCACGATCGGCAACGACGGCACGCCCGCCATTCAGGCGCTCTCCAAGACGATCACACGGGTGCGCGTGCTCGGCAACAGCCTGACCACGGGCATGGCAGCCAGCGACCCCGAACACGACTGGGTGAGCCTGCTCGCCGGGAAACTGCACGGCATCAACCCCGGCGTCACCTACCATTGCTGGGACGACGGGGACAAGACCGGCGACACGGTCACCACATCCAGCGGGTACGGCTTCGAGGTCGACGCCACACAGGCGCGGGCCGACGCGTTCGCCGCCACCCTGCACGGCGACGAGGACCTCGTGCTCATCCAGCTCGGCGACAACGTCAACAACGACCAGCGCCGCGCGGCGTTCCGCTCGCAGGTAGGCCCGCTGGCCCGCGCCATCCGCGCCAAGGCCCGCGGCGCGGTCGTCATGTTCGTCAGCGGCTGGTTCGACCAGCCCTCGCTCAACCCCGCCATCGACGACGCCATGGCAGGCGTGGGCGGCTGGCACCTGACCATCGGCGACCTCAACACCAAGGACAACCAGGCCTCCATGGGCGCGACCGTGACCTGGCCCGACCGCACCACCCACACCATCGACGACCCCAGCCTGGCCCGACACCCCGGAGACAAGGGCATGCAGGCCATCGTCGACCGCATCTGGCAGACACTCGGACCCATCGCCAAAACCACCACACGGGAATGA